The following is a genomic window from Chryseobacterium sp. StRB126.
TGAATTTTTTCAAAGGCTTTTTTTGTGGAGAAAATATAATACGACAAGTTCTGTCGCAGTACAGTAGTAGATTTGTAGAATCAACGAAGGATCATAGAAGTACAATGAAATGTCCTTATACCTGGAAATAATTTATATTAAATCACATTTACAAGACTTGCGTGAACTAAAAAAAGTTAAATTTGTAAAAATTTGAAAAGCTAATTACTCAACTTAAAATAACACGGGAATGAAAAAGATTTATCTCAGTGCATGTACTGTATGCACCATTCTTGGGCTATCTGCCCAGGAAGTTCTCTGGCAGAAAGACATCAAATCCTCTACTCAGGATTTTCTAAGCCAGGTAACCACTACCATCGATCAGCAGTATCTCATTACAGGAAGCTCTATTCAGTCAGGAAGCGGGAAGATGGTGGCAGGAAGCAGACAAAATAACGGCTACGATTTCCATCTGGTAAAATTGAATCAGCAGGGAGAAGAAGCCTGGGAAAAGTATTTCTCAGGAAATAACCATGATTACTTATCCGCAACGGTAACCACTCAGGATGGTGGATTTTTATTGGCCGGAACCTCTTACTCAGGAAAAGGACTGGATAAGAAAGACGATTCTAAAGGAGGATCAGATATCTGGCTGATCAGGATCAATGAATTTGGGGATGAATTATGGCAGAAAACGTTGGGGACCTCCTCTGATGAAGAAGCCAGAGCAGTCATTCAAAGTACAGACTTGGGCTTTTTTGTCGCCGGAAATGTACAAGGTTCTTCCCAAGGCTATGGATCTAAAGATGTCTGGATCACCAGACTGGATAAAGACGGAAAGGAAATTTCTCAATTGATCTTAGGGGGAAAAGGGTTGGATGAAGTAGAGAAAATGATTCCAACAAAAGACGGTGGAGCCTTATTGGGAATTTACTCAAGGAGTTCCGAGGTCCGTGTTTCGGGATCCGGAGATAGCCCTCGTGGAACTGCATCATCTTCTGAACCTCGCACCTCGAATCCCGCATCCCGCACCGCAAAATCTACAGAAAACTTTGGCGAAGGTGACTACTGGATCATCAAACTGGATAAAACCGGAAAAGTAGAATGGGAGAAGAACTTTGGCGGGAAAGGAGATGACCATGTAAGAACACTGGCCTTAACTTCCAACGGTTATATCATCGGTGGCGAATCCAGATCCGAAAGATCAGGAAACAAAACGGTTGGCATTGAAGAAGGTACAGATTTATGGTTAGTTGCTTTAAACGAAAGAGGCGATGAGCAGTGGCAAAAGTCCTATAATTTCAAAAACCGTGATATTCTGATGGGAATGAGCGTTATTCATTCTTCAGATGACAAATCTTCAAAAGGAATCTTATTAGGTGGTTACACTCAGGCCGAAGGAAGAATAGAGAAAGATGATGAGACTTTCTGGATGCTGTATCTGGATGGCAACGGAAATGAACAGTGGCGAAAACATGTAGTAGGAGAATCCAGGCAAAAAGAAGAAAGGCTCTCAGATTTAAAACTAAACCGCGATGGTTCAATTATCCTTGCCGGAACCAGTGCAAAAGAGCTTGGAAAAGAGAACTGGAAGATTGTAAAATTAGGCGATAAACAAGTCAATGATCTGATTGAAAAATACGACATCAAGATCTACCCAAATCCAGTATCGGATTATGCTTATGTGGAAATCGGCTTTGATTTCAAAGAAGCTGATATTATGCTGTATGATATGAGTGGAAGACAGCTTCAGAACTTCAAAACCAAGAACAGAGTGACTAAGATGAATACCCAGGCTTTGGTACAAGGCGCTTATCTGGTAACCATAAAAACAGACAATAACAAAACAGCGAATGCAAAGCTGATTAAGAAATAAAAAACATTAATCATGAAGAAAACTATAAGTTCAATACTCCTTTTATATTTTAGTTTTTATTATTCTCAAGTGGTTGGAGATAATGGACAAAGCCATGTTACCAATATGATACCCTTACCTACTACAGCAAATGCATACAGTTTAAATAAGGTAGAAAAGCTTCCTATGGATTACTTTCGAGGAAAAGCCAATATCAATATTCCAATTTATACAATAAGCGTTAACGGAATTAATATTCCTATTGCTCTTTCCTATAATACAGGTGGAATAAGACTGGGGGAAGTGGCAAGTACTGTAGGGTTGGGATGGGGACTCTTTATTCCCAACAGTATTTCAAAAGCGATTATGGGAAAAGATGATGATAATTACCCTGTTCGTTTTAAAAGTTTTGCAGAATCTCAAAACTATTTGAACAGTTACATTGATTATGGTACAGGAGATGCCAGAGAAGAAACGATTGAGCAGCTATACGAAGGGAATACCTATGATACTATGCCCGATATTTTCAATTATAATCTGCCTACTGTAAGTGGAGGATTCATTCTGAATAATAATGTGGGGTATACCATACCTCAGGATAATACCAAAATACAGAAGACCGGAACGAATACCTTTACCCTTACGGATGATAAAGGAAATACTTTTTGGATATCAGGAAAGAACTCTGTTAATGGAGGTATTCCTGGAGAAATGAATTATGTGAATTCTTACGCCATAGACAGCCTGAAAACAGCAGAAGGAAAAACAGTAGAGTTTGTTTATGCAAAAAATCAGTCATATATGGAAAACTCCATCAGGGAAAATGCTTATATCCCTTTGTTAATAATGGCAGATTCATCAACATCTATGCTATCCAAATATGATATTATAAGAGGAAAAACGGACTATTCTGAAAAACTTATTTCTAAAATTATATTTCCTGAAGGTGAAGTTATTTTTGAATACTCGGATAATCCTCTTTATCCTATAGAAAACAATGCCTATAGAAAAGATATTGGGACAACTATTGGCACTACAACCCTTAAAAATGGAATTGCATTAAGAAATATAAAGGTTTATAATAAAGCATCTGTTTTAATTAAAGATTATACTTTTAATTATTCTTATTTTAATCCTCAAACCCCTTCTGATATTCCTCAAGATTATCGGTTGAAACTTGATAATGTATATGATAATGTACAGAATACTTATCATCGCTTCTCTTACAATGAGACTTCCTACTTTCCGAGAAGATCAACTAATAATGATGATTACTGGGGATATATAAACAATATCATAAATACTGATGATGATCATAATTTTCCCAAAGAAACTTTTAATGATGCAGTGCCTAAATATATAGGAGGGAGAGATCGCAAAGTAAATACTAATTTTTCTCAATTGGGAATGTTGACAAGGATAACCTATCCTACAGGTGGTTATAAAAATTTGTATTATGAAAATAATACGGCTTTAACAACTCAGTACGATTTTCAGATACAAAGAGACCATTATGAAGAGTTAGATAATGTTTATAAGCCAGGAGTATATGGAGATAATTCTTCTGAGAAACTATTTTCAATTCCATCTTCAGTATTTAGCAACATGTCGAACCCTAAATTCGAATTTTCTTTTACTAACTGGTGTGACAACAATAATGATAATGTTGGTACAATACATCCCACAAGCTGTATTGGTGCAGTTAAGATTGGAGATAGAACCTTTACCTCTAATGGAAAACAATTTGTAAAAACAGTAGATGCTTCAACATCACCTATAAAACTTAGTCTATATAGAGTGGATGAGTGCGGTTGTGGTCTTTCCGTGGATATTCTTTCTGAGATAAGGACTGAAGCTACACAAATAACCAATATTGGAGGGCTCAGAATAAAAAAAATTGAGGACTTTGACGGAAATGGAATACAAAATGTTTTCCAATACAAATATGAAAATGCTGTGATTAATCAGCCGTTTGTATTTATGAAGAAAATCTACAGAGAGATTCCTTCTTCAAATCCAAGTTTTGCGCCTAGTTATGATCCGTTTATGAAAATAAGTAATTCTTCTTCCGCCAGCAGTTCTTATTTCAGTTCAGATATTGTTTCTTATTCCAAAGTGACCGAATATAATGATAATGGGGAAACGGTTTATAATTTTTCGCAGAGTAACAGTAATGTATCCCTTACAGAAACAAAGTTTTATAATTATGATCATTGGAAAGGAGGGCTGTTACTTTCAAAGTCTTATAAAAAAAATAATGATACTTTGCGGGAAGAGACCAACGAATATATTTTTAATCCTTTAAAAAATCCATTGTCAGGTTATCTTCCTCATACGAATGATGAGATAGCTTTTGCCTTTGTTTTGAATGTGCTCAAAACAAAAGTACAGCGAGGTCCTGTTGGTAATTTTATTGATGCTTTTGGTATTGATGAAAATTATATTAAAATAGAATCTGCAAAAGTAGAGCATGTAGCAACCACAACAAAAGAATTTTTTGGAAATAAATCTGTTGTAACCAAAGTGTTAAATAATTATTGGGATACTGATATTAATAAACCTTTTAATGTAAGAAGTACTGAAAATATTTTACCCTCCGGTGAAAGTGTAAAAACAGAGTATCAGTATGCGCATCAAACCGGGAATCAGCTTTTAATCGACAAAAATATGATTGCGACGCCATTAGAGACAGAAACAAAACAGACTGTCAATGGAACAACCAATATATTGTCAAAATCCAAAACAGTTTTTCCTACAGCACTTCCAACTCCTCAAACAGGAGATTTGGTACTTCCTATGTCAGTATTATCTTACGATCTCCAGAATCCTGCCACAGTGGCTAATGAAGTAAAATATGATAAGTATGACCCTAAGGGAAATATTCAGCAGTATACTACAAAAGATGGAGTTTCAACAGTAATTATCTGGGGCTATAATGGGACCCAGCC
Proteins encoded in this region:
- a CDS encoding T9SS type A sorting domain-containing protein — its product is MKKIYLSACTVCTILGLSAQEVLWQKDIKSSTQDFLSQVTTTIDQQYLITGSSIQSGSGKMVAGSRQNNGYDFHLVKLNQQGEEAWEKYFSGNNHDYLSATVTTQDGGFLLAGTSYSGKGLDKKDDSKGGSDIWLIRINEFGDELWQKTLGTSSDEEARAVIQSTDLGFFVAGNVQGSSQGYGSKDVWITRLDKDGKEISQLILGGKGLDEVEKMIPTKDGGALLGIYSRSSEVRVSGSGDSPRGTASSSEPRTSNPASRTAKSTENFGEGDYWIIKLDKTGKVEWEKNFGGKGDDHVRTLALTSNGYIIGGESRSERSGNKTVGIEEGTDLWLVALNERGDEQWQKSYNFKNRDILMGMSVIHSSDDKSSKGILLGGYTQAEGRIEKDDETFWMLYLDGNGNEQWRKHVVGESRQKEERLSDLKLNRDGSIILAGTSAKELGKENWKIVKLGDKQVNDLIEKYDIKIYPNPVSDYAYVEIGFDFKEADIMLYDMSGRQLQNFKTKNRVTKMNTQALVQGAYLVTIKTDNNKTANAKLIKK